In Paracoccus contaminans, the genomic stretch CCTTCGTCGAACACGCGGAACGGCGTTTCCAGCTGCGGGGGGCGGCTGGTCAGGCCGATCATCGCGCGCTTGCCCGGATAGGTCACAAGGGGCCGTTCCCCGTTGGCAAAGGGCAGGGTGACCGAACCGGCCAGCGCAGCAAGGGTGCGCCCGCCGCCCATGAGCCCCAGCATTCCGGCGCCGGCCCCGGCCAGAAGCCCTCTTCTGTCAAGCATGCCGCCAGTCTCCCCTTGCGCCGCAGCCTATGCAGCACAGTCATTCCATAGGGCCGATCATCCCGCAACATGGCAGCGCGCCGCCCCCTGACGGGGCGGCGCGTCGATCAGCTGCGATCGGGAACAGCCCCCTAGGGCTGGGGATGCGGCTCGGCCGCGATCACGGGGCGGGGTGCCGGCCGCTCGCGCAGCGAGCCGCCCCCGACCGACGGGATCGAGCTTGAGGGCGGCGCATCATCGCCGCCGTCCAGCGGCTCGCCCCGGATCACCTTGCCGATCTGCTCGCCGGTCAGGGTTTCATATTCCAGCAGGCCCCTGGCGAGCCGCTCGAACTGCTCTTCCTTGTCGATGAGGATCTGGCGCGCATGCTGATAGCCCTGCTCGATCAGCTCGCGCACTTCCTGCTCAATCAGTTCCTTGGTCGAGGCGCTGACCGAAAATCCGCCGGTATTGCCCTGATAGCCCTCATGCGCCTCGGCATAGTCCACCGCACCGACCTTGTCGGACATGCCCCAGCGCATGACCATCGCGCGGGCCAGGGCGCTGGCCTGCTGGATGTCGCCCGCCGGGCCGTTGGACACGCCTTCCTCGCCATATTTGATGATCTCGGCCGCCTTTCCCGCCATGGTCATGGTGATGCGCTGCTTGGCCTCGTCCTTGTGCATGTTCAGGCGGTCCATCTCCGGCAGGCTGACCACCATGCCCAGCGCGCCGCCGCGCGGGATGATCGTCGCCTTGTAGACCGGATCGCATTTGGGCAGCGACAGGCCGACGATGGCGTGACCAGCCTCGTGATAGGCGGTCTTTTCCTTCTGCTCGGGCGTGAGGACCATGCTGCGGCGCTCGACGCCCAGCATGACCTTGTCCTTGGCGTTCTCGAAATCTTCCATGGTGACAAAACGCCGGCCGATGCGCGCGGCCGCCAGAGCCGCCTCGTTCACGAGGTTCATCAGGTCCGCGCCCGAAAAGCCGGGCGTGCCGCGGGCGATGATGCGCAGGTCCACATCGGGGCCTTGCGGCACCTTGCGGGCATGGACGGACAGGATCTTCTCGCGCCCCTTGATGTCGGGGTTGGGGACATGGATCTGGCGGTCGAAGCGGCCGGGCCGCAGCAAGGCCGGGTCCAGCACGTCCTTGCGGTTGGTCGCGGCGATGATGATGATCCCCTCATTCGCCTCGAAGCCGTCCATTTCCACCAGAAGCTGGTTCAGCGTCTGCTCGCGCTCGTCATTGCCGCCGCCGATGCCGACGCCGCGGGCGCGGCCCACCGCGTCGATTTCGTCGATGAAGACGATGCAGGGCGCGGATTTCTTGGCCTGCTCGAACATGTCGCGCACGCGGGACGCGCCGACGCCGACGAACATCTCGACGAAGTCGGAGCCAGAGATGGTGAAGAAGGGCACCCCTGCCTCGCCGGCGATGGCGCGGGCGAGCAGCGTCTTGCCGGTGCCCGGCGGGCCGACCAGCAGCGCGCCCTTGGGGATCTTGCCGCCCAGGCGGGAAAACTTCTGCGGGTTGCGCAGGAACTCGACGATCTCCTCAAGCTCCTCCTTGGCCTCGTCGATGCCGGCCACGTCGTCGAAGGTGACGCGGCCATGCTTTTCGGTCAGCAGCTTGGCCTTGGACTTGCCAAAGCCCATGGCGCCGCCTTTGCCCCCGCCCTGCATGCGGTTCATCATGAAGATCCAGACCCCGATCAGCAGGATGAAGGGCAGCCAGACCGACAGCATCGACATCAGGCCCGACTGCTGCTGCGGCTTGACGCTGACATCCACGTCCTTGGCGACCAGCTTTTCGGCCAGATCCTCGCCCAGCGGGCGCACGGTCGTGAACTGCTCCCTGTTCTTGCCGATGCCAGTGACCGTCTCGCCGTCGATCGTGGCGGCGCTGACCTGGTCGTTCTCGACCCGGTTCAGGAACTCGGAATAGCTGATCCGGCTGCCGTTCAACTGGGCGCTGCCGCCGCCAAAGGCGTTGAACAGCGCCAGGATCATCAGGAACAGGACCACCCAGAAGGCGATGTTGCGCGCGTTGCCCAAGCCATATCCTCCGCGGGGGTAAAGGCGTTTGCATGAAAATAGGGGCTGCGCGCGCCGGTATCAATGCGCTCGCAGCAGCGAGAAATAGTCGCCCGTCTCGCGCAGCGGCCGAAGCGCGATTCCCGCCGCCCCGTCCAGCAGCGGCAGGACGGCGGCGGCCCCGTCCAGATGCACGGCGGGCGCCGACAGCAGCGCAAGGCGCGGCAGCCCCGCCGCGCGCCACTCTCGCCCGGCAAGATCGGCCTCGCCCGTCGCCGCCACCGCCGCGCCGGGCGGCAGCCCCCTGATCAGCCAGCGGCCATCCCAGACCAGCCCCCCGCCGCACAGGGCCTCAAGGGCGGCATGGCGGGCCGCGGCCGGCTCCCGCATCACCTCGATCCAGGGGCCGCGGACCCGCGCCAGCGCGCCGCCCAGCGTGCCCTGCCCCCCGCCCCGCAGCGTTTCGGCCAGGCGCGTCACCTCATCACCGCGGGGGGGATAGTCATCCCCCGTGATCCATCGCAGCGCCGCAACGATCACGCGGCGGCGGATCTCGGCGGGCTGGTCCAGCACCGCGGCGGGCAGGCGCAGCATCCCGCGATCGGCCTGCGCCCGGGCGGCGGCGGCGGCGGCCACCTCGGCCAGGGCGGCGCGCGCCTCGGCCAGCAGGGCGGCAGAGCGCGCGATCCCCGCGACCGGCAGGTCCGCGGCCTCGATCGCGCGCCGCACCCGCACCCGCTCATAGGCGCGCTCGTCATTGGTGGGATCGTCGATCCAGCCGATGCCCTGCCCGCCCAGCCAGGCCCGCAGCGCCGCCCGGCGCATGCCCAGCATGGGCCGCAGCCACAGGGTGCCCTGCTGGGTGCGCCGCGCCGCCATCGCGGACAGCCCGTCCACGCCCGCCCCCCGGCCCAGCCGCATCAGCAGCGTTTCGGCCTGATCGTCCTGCGTATGGCCAAGCGCCACGCCCCCCAGGCCGCGCGCGCGCGCCCAGCCGGCCAGCAGGCCCATCCGGGCCGTGCGTGCCGCGGCCATCCGGTTGCCCGCGACGCGCCCGCCGTGATCCCAGGTCAGCACCGCATGAGGCACGCCCAGGCCGGCGCATGCCTGCCCCACGGCCCGCGCCTCGGCGGCCGAGCCGGGGCGCAGCGCATGATCCACGGTGGCGGCCTCGATCGCCACCCCGGCGGCGCGGCCCCAGCGTGCGGCGATATGCAGCAAGGCGGTGGAATCGCTTCCGCCCGAGACGGCGATGCCTAGTGCCGTGAGGCTGCCGGCGATCCGGTCAAGTTCGGCAGGAACGATCCCTTTGGGGTCAGGCGCCATCGTCAGGCGCGGCCCCGCCGGCAGGCGGCGCATCGGCTGCGCCCGATGCATCGCCCAGGCTGTCTTCGGCTGCGCCGGGCAGCGCCTGATCCGGCGCGGCGCATCCGGCAGCCAGGCTGCGCCGCGCGGCCTCTTCGGCTTGGGGCGTGCCGGCAAAGCGCGTCGTCAGCTCGTCCAGATAGACGCAGCCCGCATCGGCCGACTTGCCGATCGCCGACACCCGCGACAGGCCCAGCAGCGCGTCGGGCGCGCGCGGCCCTGCGGGCGCGGCGGCAAAGGCCGACAGCCATGCCGCGGCCGCACCGGGCGCATCGCCCGCACTGTCCAGCGCCGCGCCGCGCAGATACTGCGCCTCGGCCGCGGCGGGGCTGCTGGCATGATCGCGCGCAAAATCGCCAAACAGCGCCGCGGCGCGGGTAAAGTCGCCGCCCTGCAGGGCAGCCGATGCGGCATCGAACGCCGTCTTTTCCGCGGCCGTCAGGGGCATGTCGGCTGCCGGCCGCGCAGGCCCGCCGGCAGGCATCGCGCCCACGGCCCCCAGGCCTGCGCCGCCGCCGGTTCCGGGCGCTGCATCCTCGCCCAGTTGCGGGGTGGTCAGCGCGCCCAGGTCGCAGCCTTCCTCCATCTCGCACAGGCGGAATTCGATATCGCCAACGCGGTTGGTGCCGTCGCGGACCACACGCTCGATGCGGTTGCGCAGCCGCTCGGTCTCGCCGGTCAGGCGGGTCAGCTGGCGTTCCATCGCGTTCATGCGGTCGATGGCGCGCTCGCCCCCCGCCGCCGCAAAGCCGGCCGCGCCCGAGGCGTTCAGCTCTGCCCGCAGGCCCTGCAGCGATGCCGACAGCGATGCCAGCTGCGCGCGCAGGTCGGCCAGCGTCGCCGCCGATGGCGCGCCCGCCTGCCCCTGATCCCCGGACGCTCCGCCCCCGGCGTCCTCGCCCGCCGCCCCTTGCGGCGCGGGGGCCTGTGCCGCCCCTGCCCGGCCTGCCGCCGCATCCCCCCTGGCCGAGGGCACGGGCCTTTGCTGCGCCGCCGCGTTCTGCGCTGCGGCGCCCAGCATGAACGCGGCCGCCAGCCCCCCGGCAAGGGTCAGCCGGCCGCGCATCAGACGCCCGCGCCGGGCTTGACGATGGTCACCGCCCGGCGGTTCTTGATCTGGCATTCGGGGGTCGAGCAGACCTCGGCGGGACGTTCCTTGCCGTATGAGCTGGTGCGGATGCGGCCGGCATCGACACCCTGGGCGACAAGATATTCCTGCACCGCCCCGGCGCGGCGTGCGCCCAGGGCCAGGTTGTATTCGCGTGTGCCCTTTTCGTCCGAGTGGCCCTCGACCACGCTGGAAAAGCTGCCGTTCTTTTTCAGCCAGTCGGCCTGCCGCGTGAGTGTGGCGCGCGCCGTGCCGTCCAGCGCGGCGTCGTTTTCGGGAAACAGCACCGTGTCGCCTGCGGTGCGCACGAAATCGGCCGCCGTCACCGTGCCGGGCAGATCGCCCTGCCTGATCGTGCCCGTATAACGGGCCACGTTCCCCGTTCCCGCATAGGGATCGGCCGGGGCGGGGGGCGGCACCGGCTGCGCACAGGCGGCAAGCGCCGCCAATGCCGCAACCGCCATGGCCTTCCGGCATCCGTTCCTCATGGCAGCAGCACTCCTCAGCTTGCGCCTTTTCGTTGCGGCATCCGTCATGGCAGCAGCGGGCCCCAGTCGGGATCGGACGCGGCCCCCTCGATGTCCAGCGGCCGCATGTTCCGGCCGGTCACGTCCACCGAATGAAGGCGCGGCGTGCCATCCCCGCCCGGCGTCTGCCGCGTGAACATCACCACGCGCCCATTGGGCGCCCAGCTCGGCCCTTCGTCAAGAAACGATTCGGTCAGCATCTTTTCCTCGGTTCCATCGGGCCGCATGACGCCGATGTGGAACTTGTCGCCCTGCTGGTTGGTAAAGGCGACCAGATCGCCCTTGGGCGACCAGGCCGGGGTGCCATAGCTGCCCTCGCCAAAGCTGATCCGGGTCGGCTCGCCCGATCCATCCGCGGGCATGACATAGATCTGCTGGCTGCCGGACTGATCGCTTTCAAAGACGATCTGCCGGCCATCGGGGGAAAAGCCCGGCGAGGTCTCGATCGCCGCCGTTTCGACCAGCGGGCGTTCGGCCCCGGTGGCCACGTCCATCTGCCAGATGTCGGTATTGCCGCCCTTTTCGCGCGAATAGACGATCCAGCGCCCATCGGGGGAAAAGGCGGGGGCAAAGCTCATCGTCCCCGCCTCGGTCCTCAGGGGGCGGGCCTGCACCCTGTCCAGGTCCATCAGCATGATTTCGGGCATCCCGCCTGCAAGGCTGGTGTAGACCAGGCGCTGCCCGTCCGGCGAAAAGCGGGGCGAGACGACCAGCGCGCTGTCATCCGTGACCCATAGCGGGTTGGCGCCGTCGTAATCCATGATCCCGATGCGCTTGCGCCGCGCATCCTTGGGCCCGGTTTCCGAGACAAAGGCGACGCGGCTGTCGAAATAGGCCGTCTCGCCGGTGATGCGGGCATAGACCTGGTCGGCGACCTTGTGGGCGACGCGGCGCCAGCCCTCGCGCGGGGCGTCGAACTGCATCCCGTCGCCCAGCGGCTGGCCCGCGAACACGTCGAACAGGCGGAACTTGACCGTGACCGCATCATCCTTGACCGAAACCGCGCCCAGCACCAGCGCCTCGGCATTGACGGCGCGCCAGTCGGGATAGGCGACCGGATCGTCGAAGCCTTCGGGCCGGGCCACCTGCGCGGCCTGCGCGATCTCGCGGAACAGGTCGGTGCCGGTCAGGTCGGCCGCGACCACCTGGCGGATCTGGTCCGCCAGATCGCCCGCGCCGCCCTCGTCAAAGAAGGGAACGACCGCCAGCGGCATCGGTTCGACCTGCCCGCCGGAAATCTCGATCCGCAGGGGGCCCTGGTCGTCGGCCGCGCCCCCGGCGGCATCCTGCGCCAGGCCAGGCCGCGGCAGGGCCAGCAGCGCAAGGCTCAGCAGTGCGGGGGCCGCGAGCGCCGCGAGACGCGTGATGGTCGAGGTGTTGGTCATGATGCGCATCTTTAGACGGAACAGGATTCAAGCGCCATGCCGCAACGCGGCAGGGGCGCGGTTTTCAGCGGATCGACGGGCCGCCCTGCGGGCGGAAGTCGATGATCGTCTGCCGCCAGCGTTCATATTTCTCGGGCGGAAGCTGATAGCCGTTGTTCTGCAGCGCGCAGCGCAGGATCGCGCGGCGCGCCGCCTCGAAGGCCTGCCCGGCCGCCGCGTCCGAGCCGCCCTCGGCACCGACCATGCGGATCGAATCCGCCTCGGGCATGCCCTCGGGCGTCAGGGTGAAGGACAGGCTGACCGAGGTCCGCTGCGCCTCGCGCGACAGTGAGCCGATGTTCCAGCAAGCCTCGATCTGCAGGCGCAGCCCTTCCTTTTCCCCGCGCGACAAAGGCGGGCCCTGCGGGGCGCGGCCTGCGCCGCCATCCGCACCCGCCCCCTCGGGCGCTGCCGCCATCGCCTCGGCCAGCGCGCGGGTCAGGGGGTCGGCCTCGTCGGGGGCCTGGCGGGGGGCCTCGGCCTGCTCGCGCGCCTCGGCGGCGGCGCGGGCGCGCGCGTCCTCGGCGGCGCGGGCGCGTTCCTCGGCAGCGGCGGCGGCGGCGGCTTCCTCGGCGGCGCGGCGGCGTTCGGCGGCGCGCTGCTGCTCGGCGCGGCGCTGGGCGGCGCGCTGCTGTTCGGCCTTACGCTGCTCCTCGGCCTTGCGCTGCTCCTCGGCCTCGCGCTGCTCCTCGGCCTCGGCAATGGCCTGCCGGCGCGCCGCCTCGGCTGCCTGCGCCTCTGCCTCAAGCGCGGCTTGACGCTCCGCCTCCTCACGGGCGCGGGCCTCGGCCTCGGCACGCTCGGCGGCGCGGGCGGCGGCTTCGGCCGCGGCGCGCTCGGCCGCGCGGCGGGCGGCGGCTTCGGCAGCGATGCGCTGTTCTTCGGCCTGCCGCTCTGCCTCGGCCTGCCGCTGTGCCTCGGCTTGCCGCTCTGCCTCGGCTTGCCGCTCTGCCTCGGCTTGCCGTTCCGCGGCGGCGGCCCTTTCCTGCGCCGCTGCCGCCTCGGCCGCCTGCCGGGCGGCAAGCCGCTGACGGGCCGCGGCGACGCGGAACGGCGCATCCGATGTCGTCAGCGCAGGGGCGGGCGCGGGCACTGCGGGCTGTTCGGCGGCGGTATCGGGCGCGTTCAGGGCCGGGGCGGCCGCCGCCGGGGGCGGGCCGGCGAGCGCCGCCACCGCCTGACCCGTCAGCGCATCCTCTGCCTGGGGGGGCGACTGGGGAACGGGCGCGACGGTCGCCACCGCAACCGGGGTCTGCGGCACCTGCAGGTCCGACAGATTGGGGGCGGCCTCGCCAGACAGCGCGGGCGCGGGCAGCGCAGTGGGATCGGGGTCGGGCGCCGGGGGCGCCATAGCGGCAGGGCCGCCGGGGACGATCTCGACGGCGGGCGGACGGGGCTGGGCAGGGGTTGCGCTGGCCGCGTCCGACACGGGGCCAGCCCCCCGGCTGGCGGCGGCCATGGCCTCGAAATCGGCGACGCTCATCGTCTCGACCGGGGCCATGCGGATCGCGGGCGATTGCGGCGCGCGGAACAGCGCGCCGCCCAGCGCAAGCGCACCGATCAGGGCGGCATGCAGCGCGCCCGAGACGATCGCGCCGATCCGGCGCTCTCGCGCCTCGGACGGGGGGAACGGGTCAGCCATCCATCCGCGGGCCGCCCGCGTCGGTGACCAGCACGATGTCGCGGTAACCGGCCGCGTTCAGCGCCCCCATCACCTGCATCACGCGCGCATAGGGCACGGCGCCGTCCGCGCGCAGATAGATGCGCCCCGACTTGCGTTCGGCGGCCACGGCGCGCAGGCGCGTGACCAGCTCCGCCTCGGGCACCTCGGTCGTCATCAGGACCAGCGGGCCCTGCGCAGGAACCGAGACGGTCAGCGGCTCCTCGGGCTCCGATCGCACCGCATCGGCCGCGGTCTGCGGCAGTTGCAGCGGAACCCCGACGGTCAGCAGCGGCGCCGCCACCATGAAGATCGTCAGCAGCACCAGCATCACGTCCACGAAGGGCGTGACGTTGATCTCGGCCATCGGCGCGGCGCGCCGGCGGCTGCGGCGCCCCGCAGGGCGGATGGTGCCGCCGGCCATTCAGCTGTCCTCGATCTGGCGCGACAGGATGGTCGAGAATTCGTCGGCAAATGCCTCGTGCTGGCCGGTGATGCGGTCGGCATCGGTGACGAGCTTGTTGTAGAAGATGACCGCCGGAATGGCGGCCAGCAGGCCCAGCGCCGTGGCGACCAGCGCCTCGGCGATGCCCGGCGCGACCACGGCAAGGCTGGTGTCCTGCGACAGGGCGATGCCCTCGAAGGCGGTCTTGATGCCCCAGACGGTGCCGAACAGGCCGATGAAGGGCGCCGTCGATCCGACCGTCGCCAGGAACGGCAGGCCGCGCGTCAGCCGGTCGCCTTCCCGCAGCGTGGCGACGTTCATCGCCCGGTCGATGCGCGATTGCGCGCCGGGGATCAGCGCGCCGTCCTCGCGCTGCGAGCGGCGCCATTCGGTCATGCCGGCGGCGAAGACCCGCTCGGCCGCGCCGCGGGGCCTGGCCCCCATGCGGTCGAACAGATCGTCCAGCGGCTCGCCCGACCAGAAACGGCGATCAAACCCCGCATTGTCGCGCCGCGCCGCGGCCTGGACCAGCAGCTTGCGGATGATGATCGCCCAGGACCAGGCCGAAGCCAGCACCAGAATCACCATCACGGCCTTGACCGTCAGCGAGGCCCGCAGGAACAGCGCGACCAGAGAAAAATCGGCCGCGGGGCCGAGCGTCAGGTTTTCCATCGGTTCGCGGGTCCTTGGCCTGTCCTTGGCTGTGGGCGTCTTGTGCCGCGAGAGGGGGGCACAATGCCAGTCCCGTGGAAACACAGTTCCGTGCAAGGCGGCCCTTGGCCCTCAATTTCCCAGCGCGGCCGCCACCGCCGGCGGCAGCCGCCGCGGGCGCATCAGGGCGACATCGACGCAGACCAGCAGCACGCGCGCCGTGAACAGCTCGGTGCCGGCCCGCCGGACGCACTGGTCCAGCTCGATGCGCGATCCGGCCGCGGACCGCAGCACCGTCACCACATCCAGCAGGTCGTCGAAGCGGGCCGGGCGCAGATAGTCCGCCTCGATTCGGCGCACGACGAAGGCCGCACCGGATTGAGCCAGCAGCGCCCCCTGATCCACGCCGCAGGCGCGCAGCCATTCGCTGCGCCCCCGTTCGATGAAGCGCAGGTAGTTGGCGTAATAGACGACCTGGCCGAGGTCGGTATCCTCGTAATAGACGCGGATGGGCAGGCTATGGGTCATGGCCGCCTTCAACCACGTCCGCCCTGCCGGCGGCAAGGGCCGGCAAAAAGGCCCGCCCCCGATCCGCGCAAGACCTGCATGCAGAAGGGCTAGAGCCGCGCGGCAAGGCGCAGGGCATGGCTGGCATCGCGCGCGGCGTCCGGCAGCAGCCGGTCATAGGCCGCGCGGATCAGCCGGGCCAGATCGGGGCTGGGGCTGACAGGGTGCGCCCAGCTCAGCGCGGCATTGACGGCCACGGATTCGCCCAGCCGCGCGGGATGGATCGCCCCATCCTCCAGCCGGTGAAAGCTGAGGCAGGCGCGGATGCCCCCGCCCGCGTCAAAGCGCAGCAGGCGGTAATGGCGCGCCCCCTGCCCCGTCAGCCGGGCGGGCAGATCCGCCATTCCCGTCAGGCGGTCGAGATCGGGCACGTCGGCAAGCGCCCCCCATTCGGCCACGGCAAAGACCATCAGGTTCGCGCCCATCTCGGGATCGGTGTCGGTCAGCGGATGGCGGGCATGGGCGAACACCGCCGTCAGCGCCGCCCGGAACACCGCCAGCGAGGCATCGTCCATCCCGAACACGACCGGGGCCACCGGCCGCGCCCAGCGGGCGCACAGGAAGGTGCCGTCCGGCGCGGTGAACAGGGCGGCGATGTCCTCGGGCTTCATGCGCGGCGAAGCAGGGAGGGATGGCATGGAAAAAGATCAGGCTCATCCACCGGCAGGCCGGCAGTGACGTTGCGAAACAGCCCCTCATGGCGCCGCAGCCGATCCGCAAGCCGGGCATGACGCTGCCGGGCGGGACGGGGCAGGAACGCGCCACCCATCCGCGAGTGCAGCGGGACACAGGCGACCCTGATCTCGGCCGCCTCGCGCAACGCCCGGCCAGGGCGGCGAATCGGCAGGGCATTGATGGCCGGGCTGGCCCCGATGGCCGCATCAGGGCAGGCGCCCAGATCCGGCAGCGATTGGCCCCCTGTCTCGTCCCGCCAGCGCGCCTTTTCATCGGCGCCGACATGCAGGTCGGCGCCGCCGGTATAGCAGGCCCGCACCTTGCGTATGCGGCCCTGCCCATTGGCGCGCAGGCCGTTATGCCTGCCGAAATCACCGCGCCGCGCGCCCTTCACCACGCCTTCCAGCACCGGCCCTGCGGGGCCGAGGGCGAGTGGGCCGTGTTCCAGCCCCCTGCCCTCGCCATCGGCCCAGCGGACCGCGCGGGCGGTGTCAGCCAACGATGGTGGCCTCGGTCGCGGCGCGCAGTTCGGCCTCGGTCACGCCGTCGGCGGTTTCGACGATCCTCAGCCCGCCGGGGACCACGTCCAGAACGCCCAGATTGGTGATGATGCGGTCCACCACCCCCCTGCCGGTCAGCGGCAGGGTGCAGGCTTTCAGCACCTTGGATTCGCCCGCCTTGTTGGTGTGGTCCATGACCACGATCACCCGGCCGACGCCCGCCACCAGGTCCATCGCGCCGCCCATGCCCTTGACCAGCTTGCCGGGGATCATCCAGTTCGCCAGATCGCCGTTCTCGGCGACCTCCATCGCGCCCAGGATGGCGGCGGCGATCTTGCCACCGCGGATCATCGCAAAGCTGGTCGCGCTGTCGAAATAGGCGGTGCGGGGCAGTTCGGTGATCGTCTGCTTGCCGGCATTGATGAGGTCGGGATCCTCTTCGCCCTCATAGGGGAACGGACCCATGCCGAGCATGCCGTTTTCGGATTGCAGCGTGATGTCCTTGTCGCCGACATAGTTCGCCACCAGCGTCGGGATGCCGATGCCGAGGTTGACATACATGCCGTCCTCAAGCTCCTGCGCGGCGCGGGCGGCCATCCGGTTGCGGTCCCAGCCCTTGCTTGCCTCGGCCATCACGCGGTCTCCCTCTTGCGGACGGTGCGCTGTTCGATGCGCTTTTCGTGCTGTCCCTGGATCAGGCGGTGGACATAGATGCCCGGCAGGTGGATGTGGTCGGGATCGAGGCTGCCGGCGGGGACGATCTGTTCGACCTCGGCGACGCAGACCTTGCCGCAGGTCGCAGCCGGCACGTTGAAGTTGCGGGCGGTCTTGCGGAACACGAGATTGCCCGTCTCGTCGGCCTTCCATGCCTTGACGATGGACAGGTCGGTGACGATCCCGCGTTCGAGGATGTAATCCTGCCCGTCGAAGGTCTTGACCTCTTTCCCCTCGGCGATGACGGTGCCGACGCCGGTTTTCGTATAGAAACCGGGGATTCCCGCGCCGCCGGCGCGCATCCGTTCGGCCAGCGTGCCCTGGGGGTTGAACTCGAGCTCCAGCTCGCCCGACAGATACTGGCGCATGAACTCGGCATTCTCGCCGACATAGGACGACTGCATCTTCCGGATCTGCTTGCTGTCCAGCAGGATGCCGAGGCCGAAGCCGTCCACGCCGCAGTTGTTCGAGGCGATGGTCAGGTCCCTGACGCCGGCCTTGTGGATGGCGGCGATCAGCAGTTCGGGGATGCCGCAGAGGCCAAAACCCCCGGCGGCGATGGACATCCCATCGCGCAGCAGGCCGTCCAGGGCTGCATCCGCCGTATCATAGATCTTTTTCATGGCCCCCCCATGGCTTTCGTCGGCAAACGTTCTGCACCTGCCGGCCGGGGCTGTCAACGCAGCCCCGCCGGGGGGACAGCCGGGCGGTCAGCCCGAGGTCTTGCAGTCGCTCTTGACCGCCTCTTCCTTGCCGTCCGTGGTGGCATACAGCGTCGCCTCGTTGCCCTTGGTCGCCAGCTGATACTGGTAGTCGCGGCTGACAGGCTCATAGACCGCGCCCGAGGCGGACCTGACCTGCACCATGGGCAACAGCTCATCCTCTTCCAGCACGACGGCATAGCTGTCGCCGCTGTCGGGCGTGACATAGACGACATCCAGCGTCTCGTTGCCGGCGCAGGAATAGAGGCTGTGCGTCACCGCCCCGGAGGGATCGGCCAGCGCCGGGCCAGCGATGAGCGACAGGGCAAGAAGAAAGGGGGCGAGGGCAGCGGCGGGCCTGGTCACGATGATGTCCTTTGCGGTGACTGTGCGGTTGCAGTGGTTACACTATAACATGACACACCCGCGCCCCTGCAAGCCGCCGGCCAATCAGCTTGGCGTGATCATGCCGCGCCGCCCTCGCCGCCGCCTGCATCCTTGGCCTTGGCCCTGCGCCGCGCCGGCGCCTTGCCGGATGCGCCGCCTTGGGCCTCGTCTGCGGCCGCGGCGCGACCTGCCGCCTTGCGCGGCTTGGCCGCAGGCGCTTCACCGGCCGCCGCGGGGGCGGCCTTCCTGGCGGCGGCGCGGCCCTTGGCGGCGGGCAGCGCGGCATCGGCCGCCGTTTTCCCAGCCGCGCCGTCCCTGGCAGGCGATGCGCCCGCGGCCTTTGCCGCGGCGGCCCTGGCGGGCTTTGCCGCTGATGCCTTCTTCGCCGGTGCCTTCTTCGCGGCCGCCTTGCCGGTGGCAGCAGTCCCGGTTGCGCCCGCCCGCGCCCCTGATTTGGCAGGCTTGCCGCCCCTGGCCGCCTTGGCGGCGATCAGGTCGAGCGCCTGGTCCATCGTGACCGCCTCGGGCGCAAGGTCGCGGGGCAGCGTGGCATTGACCTTGCCCCATTTGACATAAGGGCCGAAGCGCCCGTTCAGCACCTGCACCGGGCCGCCCTCGGGATGCTCGCCCAAGTTCGCCAGCGGCGCGGCGGGCGCGGCGCGGCCGCGGCGGGGCGGCGCGGCCAGCAGCTCGACCGCGCGGTTCATGCCGATGGTGAAGACCTCGTCCACCTCGCTCAGATTGGCGTATTTCGGCCCGTGCTTCAGGAAGGGGCCATAGCGGCCGATGGCCGCCTCGATCATCACGCCGTCCTCGGGATGGGGGCCGATCTGGCGCGGCAGGTCCAGAAGCATCAACGCCTTTTCCAGATCCATCCCGGCCGCGTCCCAGCCCTTGGGGATCGAGGCGCGCGGCGGCTTGGGCTGCTCGGCGGTCGCCTCGCCGCGCTGGACAT encodes the following:
- the ftsH gene encoding ATP-dependent zinc metalloprotease FtsH, with translation MGNARNIAFWVVLFLMILALFNAFGGGSAQLNGSRISYSEFLNRVENDQVSAATIDGETVTGIGKNREQFTTVRPLGEDLAEKLVAKDVDVSVKPQQQSGLMSMLSVWLPFILLIGVWIFMMNRMQGGGKGGAMGFGKSKAKLLTEKHGRVTFDDVAGIDEAKEELEEIVEFLRNPQKFSRLGGKIPKGALLVGPPGTGKTLLARAIAGEAGVPFFTISGSDFVEMFVGVGASRVRDMFEQAKKSAPCIVFIDEIDAVGRARGVGIGGGNDEREQTLNQLLVEMDGFEANEGIIIIAATNRKDVLDPALLRPGRFDRQIHVPNPDIKGREKILSVHARKVPQGPDVDLRIIARGTPGFSGADLMNLVNEAALAAARIGRRFVTMEDFENAKDKVMLGVERRSMVLTPEQKEKTAYHEAGHAIVGLSLPKCDPVYKATIIPRGGALGMVVSLPEMDRLNMHKDEAKQRITMTMAGKAAEIIKYGEEGVSNGPAGDIQQASALARAMVMRWGMSDKVGAVDYAEAHEGYQGNTGGFSVSASTKELIEQEVRELIEQGYQHARQILIDKEEQFERLARGLLEYETLTGEQIGKVIRGEPLDGGDDAPPSSSIPSVGGGSLRERPAPRPVIAAEPHPQP
- the tilS gene encoding tRNA lysidine(34) synthetase TilS, which translates into the protein MAPDPKGIVPAELDRIAGSLTALGIAVSGGSDSTALLHIAARWGRAAGVAIEAATVDHALRPGSAAEARAVGQACAGLGVPHAVLTWDHGGRVAGNRMAAARTARMGLLAGWARARGLGGVALGHTQDDQAETLLMRLGRGAGVDGLSAMAARRTQQGTLWLRPMLGMRRAALRAWLGGQGIGWIDDPTNDERAYERVRVRRAIEAADLPVAGIARSAALLAEARAALAEVAAAAAARAQADRGMLRLPAAVLDQPAEIRRRVIVAALRWITGDDYPPRGDEVTRLAETLRGGGQGTLGGALARVRGPWIEVMREPAAARHAALEALCGGGLVWDGRWLIRGLPPGAAVAATGEADLAGREWRAAGLPRLALLSAPAVHLDGAAAVLPLLDGAAGIALRPLRETGDYFSLLRAH
- a CDS encoding tetratricopeptide repeat protein, with product MRGRLTLAGGLAAAFMLGAAAQNAAAQQRPVPSARGDAAAGRAGAAQAPAPQGAAGEDAGGGASGDQGQAGAPSAATLADLRAQLASLSASLQGLRAELNASGAAGFAAAGGERAIDRMNAMERQLTRLTGETERLRNRIERVVRDGTNRVGDIEFRLCEMEEGCDLGALTTPQLGEDAAPGTGGGAGLGAVGAMPAGGPARPAADMPLTAAEKTAFDAASAALQGGDFTRAAALFGDFARDHASSPAAAEAQYLRGAALDSAGDAPGAAAAWLSAFAAAPAGPRAPDALLGLSRVSAIGKSADAGCVYLDELTTRFAGTPQAEEAARRSLAAGCAAPDQALPGAAEDSLGDASGAADAPPAGGAAPDDGA
- a CDS encoding OmpA family protein translates to MRNGCRKAMAVAALAALAACAQPVPPPAPADPYAGTGNVARYTGTIRQGDLPGTVTAADFVRTAGDTVLFPENDAALDGTARATLTRQADWLKKNGSFSSVVEGHSDEKGTREYNLALGARRAGAVQEYLVAQGVDAGRIRTSSYGKERPAEVCSTPECQIKNRRAVTIVKPGAGV